AAATCTAATACCCGATCTTAAATTCTTAGGAGATATAGCAACAAAAGTACAAATATACTTTGGACCAAATGGAAAACCATCATCATTTCAGTGGATAACGACACCTGGTACTATTATGTTTATATCCGCAATAATCGGCGGATTTGTCCAAGGAAGCAGCATAAAGGGACTTTTAAAGATATTTGTAAAAACGATAAAACAGTTAGTACCTACAATAGTCGTCGTTTCATCAATTGTTGCGATGGCAAAAGTCATGGGTTATAGTGGGATGATATCTGTTATCGCAGTAGCCTTAGCTGACACGACAGGAAAAGTATATCCGTTTATTTCACCTTTGATTGGTGCACTTGGGACATTTATAACAGGCAGTGATACATCTTCAAATATTCTTTTTGGCGCATTGCAAAAGCAAACGGCATTGCAGATACATGCTAATGCTGCATGGATTGCCGCTGCAAATACTGTTGGTGCATCGGCAGGGAAGATGATATCACCTCAGAGCATAGCTGTTGCTGCATCTGCAACAGGTTTAGTGGGTAAAGAAGGGCGTATTCTCAATTCGACATTGCTGTACTGTTTGGGATATGCCATTTTGCTAGGTGTTTTGATATTTGCAGTAGGTAATATGATTTAACAGAAATTTAACAATATTAATAAAATAAAGACTTGCAAAAATATAATACTTGATGTAAAATATAAATAAAGAAACTGGTCAGACCAGTTGAGCATGATTTAAAATGTGGAGAGGAGTGTAAACATGAAAATAGTTGTACCAATTAAACAGGTGCCTGAAACAAGCAATGTAAAAATGAATCCCGAGACAGGGACAATGGTAAGAGAAGGTGTTGAGAGCATTATAAACCCGCTTGACTTGTACGCTATAGAGACAGCTATAAGGTTAAAAGAGAAGTTTGGAGGACAAGTAATCGTTATATCAATGGGGCCAGATAAAGCACTTGAGGCAATTAAAGAAGCAATTGCAATGGGATGCGACGATGGTATACTTCTATCAGACAGAAAATTCGCAGGATCAGATACTTGGGCAACATCATATGTTATTGCAAACGGCATTAAGCAGATAGGCGATTTTGACCTTGTGATTTGCGGTGAAAGGGCAACAGATGGAGATACAGCACAGGTCGGACCTGGAATTGCATCTTTCTTAGACCTTCCATTATCAACATTTACAAGTGAAATATTATCACTAAATGATGGGAAAATCAAAGTTAGACGTCTTGTAGAAGGTGGCTATGAAGAGATAGAATTAGAACTTCCAGCAGCACTTACAGTTGTAAAAGAGATAAGCGATCCAAGACTTCCTACATTAAGAGGAAAACTTAAGGCAAAGAAGATGGAGATACCAGTATGGGGGCCAAAAAATATTAATGCAGATGAAGAAAACCTCGGCCTTAAAGGGTCACCTACAAGGGTTGTAAAAATATTTACACCTAAGGTTACAAGGGAAGGCGAAAAAATAGTTGTAAAAGACGAGAAAACGTTAAACGAAGCAGTGGACAAAATCATGGACTACCTTATTAAGAAAGAGTTTATTTAGAAAACTTGATGAAAGGGTGAATAATAAATGGGTGAAGTTTGGACATTAGCAGAATTTAGGCACGGGGAACTTAGCAGTGTATCATATGAGCTTTTAAATAGAGGCAAAAATCTTTCACAGAAATTAGATACGGCATTAGCATCAGTTATTTTGGGTTATGACATCAAAAAAGAGGATATTGATGAACTTATTGCAAGAGGTGCAGATAAAGTTTACGTGGTAGATGACAAAAACCTTGAAAATTTTCTTGTTGAATCATATGCAAATGTTTTGATAGCACTACTTGACGAATATAAGCCGGACATTTTTATAGCAGCAGCGACAACAACAGGAAGAACCTTGATGCCATATGTTGCAGTAAGGAAGAAGACAGGTCTTACAGCTGATTGTACGGTTTTAGATATTGAGGAAGGAACAGGAAATTTGCTTCAGACAAGGCCGGCTATTGGTGGTAATATCTTAGCAACAATAAAGACACCTAATACGAGGCCGCAAATGGCAACTGTAAGACCCCACTCAATGAAGCCGGCAATACCCGACAAAAATCGCAACGGCGAGGTTATTTATAAAAAATACGATGAAAGCCTATTTAAAACAAAATCGAAATATTTGAGATTTATTAAAGATGAATCACAGCAAGTAACAGTACAGGATGCCAAGGTAATTGTTGCAGGCGGCAAAGGTGTAGGCAAGGAGGAAAATTTTGCAATAATTGATGAGCTTGCAGAACTTCTTGGCGGTGCTGTTGGCGCATCCCGTGATGTTGTCGATAGGGGTTGGAAGACATATCCGCATCAAATTGGTTTAAGCGGTAAAACGGTTTCACCAGCTTTGTATATTGCAGCAGGCATTTCGGGTGCTGTGCAGCATATAGCTGGTATGCAGACATCAGAAAATATTATCGCTATAAATAAAGATCCCGATGCACAGATATTTCATCTTGCAAACCTTGGAATAGTTGGAGACTTGAATGAAGTATTACCGCTTTTGATAGAGAGAATAAAGGAATACAAGGCAAAGGAGGCTTCAGCAAATGTATAATAAAGTGACACCTGAAATCGTAGATGAACTGATTGAGATAGTAGGCAATAAAAATGTTATTTACAATAACTTCGATGCTATGGAGGCATACTCACACGACGAAGTAGCGGAGAAATCCTATGCACATATGCCGGATGTTGTCGTAAAACCATCGTCGGCAGAAGAAATTTCAAAGATAATGAAACTTGCGAATAAATACAAGATTCCAGTTACGCCGAGAGGTGCTGGCAGTGGTCTATCAGGTGGTGCAGTACCTGTTGAAGGCGGCATTGTTCTATCAGTCGAAAAGATGAACAAGATTCTTGAGATAGACAAAGATAATTTAATGGCGGTTGTAGAACCCGGTGTTGTTACTAATGAAATAAATAATGTAATTAAAGATGATGGACTTTTTTACGCTGGATATCCGATGAGTGTTGAGACATGCTATGTAGGCGGCAATGTTGCAGAAAATGCAGGCGGCGGAAGAGCTGTTAAATACGGCGTTACAGGAAGGTATATTTATGGACTTGAAGTTGTGACGCCGACAGGGGAGATTTTACACCTTGGTGGAAAACGTATGAAGGATGTTACAGGATATGACCTTATACATCTTATGGTAGGTTCTGAAGGAACACTTGGAATATTTACGAAGATATATATAAAATTAATGCCCCTTCCGCAGTCAAAGGTAGATTTATTGGTTCTTTTTAAAGATATAGATACGGCAATTAAGATAGTACCTAAAATAATGACATTTGGAAGGATTATACCGACATCAATCGAATTCATGGACGACCTTTCATTTAAGACTTCTTGTAAATACCTTAATGAAAAGATACCATTTGAAGAAGCAGGTGCTATGCTTCTCATTGAGCTTGACGGGAACAGCAAAGCAGAGCTGGAAGAACAGTATGAAGTAATAGGAAATCTTTGCATGGAAAATGGAGCAATTGAAGTATATATCGCAGATAATGCTACGACATCTGAGAGGATATGGAAGATTAGAAGAAATATTGCTGAAGCTTGGAAGCAGTATAGCCCTGACCAGAGCCTTGAAGACGTCGTCGTTCCAATATCAGAAATACCAAAATTTATGGAAAAGGTTAGGAAGATATCTGAAAAATATGATGTACCTATACCTTGTTACGGTCATGCTGGTGATGGCAATATTCATGCAACCCCTGTAAAAAATCCTAAATTCACAATGGAAGAATGGCTTGATATCTTGCACCACAAATTATTGCCGGAGCTCTACAAAGAAGTAATTAACTTAGGTGGCACAATAAGCGGTGAGCACGGTATTGGACACAAGAGAAGAGAGTTTATGTCTATGGCATTAGAGCCAGCACAAATCGAAGTTATGAGAGCTATTAAGAGAGCACTTGATCCAAATTATATATTGAACCCTGGTAAAGTTATATAGAATACTATTTTGGAGATGGTTCTATGGCAAATATAGAAATTCCTTATGGCAAAAGCAAATTAGCTTTTGATTTACCAGATGAGAGAATCCAGGGTATACTAAGGTCAAAGGCTGGAAGCTATAAGGTAAATATGTCAGAAGAAGATATAGTTAAGAGGGCATTAGAGAATCCAATAGGAACAAAAAGGCTTCAAGACCTTGCGGAAGGTAAGAAAAACATTGTAATCATAACAAGCGACCACACAAGGCCTGTACCGAGCAAAATTACATTACCATTGCTTCTCGATGAAATAAGAAAGAAGAACAAAAGTGCTAATATAAAGATTTTAATTGCAACAGGATTTCACAGAGGAACGACATTGCAGGAAATGAAAGCAAAATTCGGTGAAGATCTCGTTGAAAATGAACAATTTGTAGTTCATGACTCGAGAAATAGTGAAGACATGGAATTGATAGGTACATTGCCATCAGGCGGTAAACTAGAAATAAATAAATTGGCAGTGGAAGCAGACTTGTTAGTTGCCGAAGGCTTTATAGAACCCCACTTTTTTGCGGGGTTCTCCGGTGGAAGAAAAAGTATCCTGCCCGGAATAGCCAGCGCTCAATGTATCTTGGCAAACCATTGCTCTGAATTTATCAAAAACCCGTATGCTAGAACAGGTGTTTTAGAAAATAACCCAATACACAGAGACATGATCTATGCAGCAGAAAAAGCTAACCTCGCATTTATCTTAAATGTCGTCATAGACTCAGACCACAAAATAGTAAATGCATTTGCTGGCCACAGGGAAATGGCCCATAACAAAGGGTGCGAATTCGTAAGTTCTCTTGCAACAGTAAACGCAGAACCCACAGATATTGTTATAACATCAAATGGAGGCTATCCTCTTGATCAAAATATCTATCAGGCAGTAAAAGGGATGACTGCCGGTGAGGCTGCATGTAAAGACGGCGGTGTCATAATCATTGCTGCAGAATGTGCCGATGGTCATGGAGGAGAAGAATTTTACAGATGGTTTAAGGAATCCAAAGACCCACAAGATGTGATGAATAAAATTCTTTCGAGGGGCCGGAACGAGACGCTTCCTGACCAATGGGAAGCACAGATATTAGCCCGAATTCTAATGAAACATGAAGTCATCATGGTGACAGATAGCAAAAACTATGGATATGTAAAAGATATGTTCATGACACCGGCAAAGGATTTAGGTGAAGCGTTAAAAATTGCAGAAAGCATTGTTAACAATAGTTCTAAGATAAATGTAATACCAGATGGAGTATCAGTTATTGTAAGGGAAAAATAAATACGCTGTCAATTTAAAATGACAGATAATTTTAAGGTTAATTTTTGTACTAACATTATTTCACAAATTCTTTAAAAATTCTGCTCTTATAATTTTCATTGGTGGTTTGTAAGAGGTTTAAATTAAGCCTTTTACAAATCACTTAGCTTACTAATATAAATATTATTTTTCATTAAGTTACACTCTAGTAGTGTAATTTTGAGGTATTAGTTGATTAAAAATTAACAAAAATTACTTGCATCTTGCGGTTAATAGGTATATAATAAATTTGAAATTGATAAAAACATAACAAATACCTGATTTAAAAGCAATTCATTTTAGCTTGTTATCTGGCTTTTTTGCTTGCTGATGGCTATAAAATTATGTAAAGGAGGATTTCAATGGATTTTAATAATGTTTTATTAAATAAGGATGATGGGATAGCTCTCATCATTATAAATCGTCCAAAGGCTTTAAATGCATTAAACTATGAGACACTAAAAGAGTTAGATAGTGTGCTTGATATAGTTGAAAATGATAAAGAGATAAAAGTTTTAATTATAACTGGCAGCGGTGAAAAAGCCTTCGTTGCAGGTGCTGATATAGCTGAGATGAGTAATATGACACCACTTGAAGCGAAGAAGTTCTCTCTTTATGGACAGAAAGTATTTAGGAAGATAGAAATGCTAAGTAAGCCTGTTATAGCAGCGGTAAATGGTTTTGCACTTGGTGGTGGATGCGAGCTTTCTATGGCATGTGACATACGTATTGCAAGTAAAAATGCAAAATTTGGTCAACCTGAAGTAGGACTTGGAATAATACCTGGCTTTTCAGGAACTCAAAGATTACCACGTCTTATAGGCACTTCTAAAGCTAAAGAGCTTATTTTCACAGGTGACATGATAAATTCTGATGAAGCATATAAAATAGGCCTTATATCTAAAGTTGTTGAACTATCTGATCTCATTGAAGAAGCAAAAAAACTCGCGAAAAAAATGATGTCAAAAAGTCAAATAGCAATTTCACTTGCGAAAGAATCAATAAATAAGGGTATAGAAACAGATATTGAAACAGGTAATACAATAGAAGCCGAAGATTTTTCGCTATGTTTTGCAGCGAATGATCAAAAAGAAGGTATGAGTGCATTTTTAGAGAAAAGATCACCTAACTTTGAAAGCAAATAATGAAAAATTGCTATAAATTTATCAATAAGGAGGTAGTTTCATGGATTTTTCATTAACAAAGGAGCAAGAAATGGTGAGGCGAGTTGTACGAGAATTTGCTGAAAAAGAAGTTGCTCCAAAAGCAAAAGAAATAGATCAAACAGAGGAGTTTCCATGGGATACAGTTAAGAAGATGGCCCAAAATGATATGATGGGTATACCATACCCGGAGGAGTATGGTGGCGCTGGAGGAGATTACTTAAGCTATATCATAGCAGTTGAAGAGATATCAAGAGCTTGTGCTACGACTGGAGTAATTTTATCTGCTCATACTTCATTGGGAAGTTTTCCAATATATCAATGGGGAACAGAAGAACAAAAAAGAAAATATCTAGTGCCACTTGCAAAAGGTGAAAAATTGGGCGCTTTTGGCCTTACAGAACCTAACGCAGGTACAGATGCAGCTGGACAGCAGACAACTGCAGTATTAGATGGTGATCACTACGTATTAAACGGCTCAAAAATATTTATTACAAACGGAGGAAAAGCTGACATATATATAATCTTTGCAATGACAGACAAATCAAAAGGCACAAGAGGCATTAGTGCATTTATAGTTGAGAAAGATTTTCCGGGTTTTAGCATTGGCAAAATTGAAGAAAAAATGGGTATAAGAGCTTCATCAACTGCCGAACTTGTGTTTGAAGATTGTATTGTACCAAAAGAAAATTTACTTGGTAAAGAAGGAGAAGGTTTTAAAATTGCGATGGCTACACTAGATGGTGGAAGAATAGGAATAGCAGCGCAAGCCCTTGGAATAGCTCAGGCTGCTTTAGATGAAGAGATAAAATATGCAAAGGAAAGACAACAGTTTGGAAGACCAATTGGAAAATTTCAAGGCATTCAATGGTATATAGCTGATATGGCAACGAGAATAAATGCTTCAAGATGGCTTGTATACAATGCCGCTTGGAGAAAGCAGGTAGGTCTTCCGTACACAATGGAAGCCGCCATGGCAAAATTGCATGCTTCCGAAACAGCAATGTTTGTAACGACAAAAACAGTTCAGATATTTGGCGGCTATGGCTTTACAAAAGATTATCCAGTGGAAAGATTTATGAGAGATGCAAAAATAACAGAAATTTATGAAGGCACATCGGAAGTCCAGAAAATGGTTATTTCCGGTAACCTATTGAAAATGTAAGGAGGGCACACTTATGAATATACTTGTTTTGATTAAGCAGGTTCCGGATACGAACGAAGTTAGAATTGATCCTGTAACAAAGACACTTATACGTGAAGGTGTTCCAAGCATTATTAATCCTGATGACAAAAATGCCTTAGAAGAAGCTATCAGGATAAGAGAAAAAGTCGGCGGAAAAGTAACTGTAATATCGATGGGACCAACACAAGCAGAAGTAGCATTACGTGAGGCTCTTGCTATGGGTGCTGATGAAGCATATCTTTTGACAGATAGAGCATTTGCAGGCGCAGACACTTATGCTACTGCAAAAGCACTATCAAAAGCAATTGAAAAGTTTCAGTACGACATTGTATTTTGCGGCAGACAGGCGATAGATGGCGATACTGCACAAGTTGGACCACAAATTGCAGAACAATTAGACATACCTCAGGTAACATATGTAAGGAAGGTAGAAATAGAAGGAGACAAACTCATAGTTGAAAGAGCTCTTGAAGATGGATATGAAATCATTGAAGTTAAGACGCCAGTCTTATTGACAGCTATTAAAGAACTTAATGTGCCTAGGTATCCTTCAATAAAAGGAATATTCAATGCTTACAATAAAAAAGAAGTTAAAATCTTAACTGCAGATGATTTAGAAGTTGATAAAAATGAACTTGGACTAAAAGGTTCACCAACTAAGGTTGTAGCAACGTCAACTCCAAATACTGAAAGAGCTGGAGAAATATTTACTGGCAATATAAAAGAAGCTGTTCAGAATCTAGTTGAAAGATTAAACAGCAGACATGTGATATAGGAGGCGCGATGGATGAACGATTATAAAGATATATGGATTTTTGCAGAACAAAGAAATGGAAAACTTATGAATGTTGCCATCGAGATATTAGGTGAGGCAAGAAAGCTTGCAGACAAGAAAGGCGTTAATGTTGGAGCTGTTTTAATAGGGCACAATGTAGAAAATCTTTCAAAAGATCTTATAAGTTTTGGCGCTGACATAGTTTATGTTGTAGACAATCCTCTTCTTTCAAATTACACAACCGAGGGCTATGCAAAGGCAATATCTGAGCTTGCAAAAGAGTATAAACCAGAAGTCATACTCTATGGAGCAACTTTTATAGGTCGTGATCTTGCACCGAGGATAGCATCTAGACTTATGACAGGGCTTACTGCAGATTGTACAGGGCTAGATATTGACGAAAATGGACTGCTACTGCAAACAAGGCCGGCATTTGGAGGAAACTTAATGGCAACAATAAAATGTCCAGACAAAAGACCACAGATGTCGACAGTAAGGCCTGGAGTCATGAAAAGAGCTATTAGAGATGATACAAGAGATGGAAAAGTAATTAAATTTGATGCTGATATTAATGAAAGTGATATAAGAACTAAGATATTGAGCATAGCAAAAGAAGCAAAAAATGTAGTGAACCTTGAAGAAGCTGACATTATCGTTTCAGGCGGACGTGGAATTGGAGGACCTGATGGATTTAACATCATAAAAGAACTTGCAGACGTACTGGGAGGCGTGGTTGGCGCATCTCGTGCAACAGTTGATGCTGGGTGGATAACATCAGACCATCAAGTTGGCCAGACAGGTAAGACAGTTAGACCAAAGCTGTACATTGCTTGC
The nucleotide sequence above comes from Thermoanaerobacterium sp. CMT5567-10. Encoded proteins:
- a CDS encoding FAD-binding oxidoreductase, with translation MYNKVTPEIVDELIEIVGNKNVIYNNFDAMEAYSHDEVAEKSYAHMPDVVVKPSSAEEISKIMKLANKYKIPVTPRGAGSGLSGGAVPVEGGIVLSVEKMNKILEIDKDNLMAVVEPGVVTNEINNVIKDDGLFYAGYPMSVETCYVGGNVAENAGGGRAVKYGVTGRYIYGLEVVTPTGEILHLGGKRMKDVTGYDLIHLMVGSEGTLGIFTKIYIKLMPLPQSKVDLLVLFKDIDTAIKIVPKIMTFGRIIPTSIEFMDDLSFKTSCKYLNEKIPFEEAGAMLLIELDGNSKAELEEQYEVIGNLCMENGAIEVYIADNATTSERIWKIRRNIAEAWKQYSPDQSLEDVVVPISEIPKFMEKVRKISEKYDVPIPCYGHAGDGNIHATPVKNPKFTMEEWLDILHHKLLPELYKEVINLGGTISGEHGIGHKRREFMSMALEPAQIEVMRAIKRALDPNYILNPGKVI
- a CDS encoding electron transfer flavoprotein subunit alpha/FixB family protein, with protein sequence MGEVWTLAEFRHGELSSVSYELLNRGKNLSQKLDTALASVILGYDIKKEDIDELIARGADKVYVVDDKNLENFLVESYANVLIALLDEYKPDIFIAAATTTGRTLMPYVAVRKKTGLTADCTVLDIEEGTGNLLQTRPAIGGNILATIKTPNTRPQMATVRPHSMKPAIPDKNRNGEVIYKKYDESLFKTKSKYLRFIKDESQQVTVQDAKVIVAGGKGVGKEENFAIIDELAELLGGAVGASRDVVDRGWKTYPHQIGLSGKTVSPALYIAAGISGAVQHIAGMQTSENIIAINKDPDAQIFHLANLGIVGDLNEVLPLLIERIKEYKAKEASANV
- a CDS encoding electron transfer flavoprotein subunit beta/FixA family protein; amino-acid sequence: MNILVLIKQVPDTNEVRIDPVTKTLIREGVPSIINPDDKNALEEAIRIREKVGGKVTVISMGPTQAEVALREALAMGADEAYLLTDRAFAGADTYATAKALSKAIEKFQYDIVFCGRQAIDGDTAQVGPQIAEQLDIPQVTYVRKVEIEGDKLIVERALEDGYEIIEVKTPVLLTAIKELNVPRYPSIKGIFNAYNKKEVKILTADDLEVDKNELGLKGSPTKVVATSTPNTERAGEIFTGNIKEAVQNLVERLNSRHVI
- a CDS encoding electron transfer flavoprotein subunit beta/FixA family protein gives rise to the protein MKIVVPIKQVPETSNVKMNPETGTMVREGVESIINPLDLYAIETAIRLKEKFGGQVIVISMGPDKALEAIKEAIAMGCDDGILLSDRKFAGSDTWATSYVIANGIKQIGDFDLVICGERATDGDTAQVGPGIASFLDLPLSTFTSEILSLNDGKIKVRRLVEGGYEEIELELPAALTVVKEISDPRLPTLRGKLKAKKMEIPVWGPKNINADEENLGLKGSPTRVVKIFTPKVTREGEKIVVKDEKTLNEAVDKIMDYLIKKEFI
- a CDS encoding short-chain-enoyl-CoA hydratase — its product is MDFNNVLLNKDDGIALIIINRPKALNALNYETLKELDSVLDIVENDKEIKVLIITGSGEKAFVAGADIAEMSNMTPLEAKKFSLYGQKVFRKIEMLSKPVIAAVNGFALGGGCELSMACDIRIASKNAKFGQPEVGLGIIPGFSGTQRLPRLIGTSKAKELIFTGDMINSDEAYKIGLISKVVELSDLIEEAKKLAKKMMSKSQIAISLAKESINKGIETDIETGNTIEAEDFSLCFAANDQKEGMSAFLEKRSPNFESK
- a CDS encoding acyl-CoA dehydrogenase is translated as MDFSLTKEQEMVRRVVREFAEKEVAPKAKEIDQTEEFPWDTVKKMAQNDMMGIPYPEEYGGAGGDYLSYIIAVEEISRACATTGVILSAHTSLGSFPIYQWGTEEQKRKYLVPLAKGEKLGAFGLTEPNAGTDAAGQQTTAVLDGDHYVLNGSKIFITNGGKADIYIIFAMTDKSKGTRGISAFIVEKDFPGFSIGKIEEKMGIRASSTAELVFEDCIVPKENLLGKEGEGFKIAMATLDGGRIGIAAQALGIAQAALDEEIKYAKERQQFGRPIGKFQGIQWYIADMATRINASRWLVYNAAWRKQVGLPYTMEAAMAKLHASETAMFVTTKTVQIFGGYGFTKDYPVERFMRDAKITEIYEGTSEVQKMVISGNLLKM
- the larA gene encoding nickel-dependent lactate racemase, with translation MANIEIPYGKSKLAFDLPDERIQGILRSKAGSYKVNMSEEDIVKRALENPIGTKRLQDLAEGKKNIVIITSDHTRPVPSKITLPLLLDEIRKKNKSANIKILIATGFHRGTTLQEMKAKFGEDLVENEQFVVHDSRNSEDMELIGTLPSGGKLEINKLAVEADLLVAEGFIEPHFFAGFSGGRKSILPGIASAQCILANHCSEFIKNPYARTGVLENNPIHRDMIYAAEKANLAFILNVVIDSDHKIVNAFAGHREMAHNKGCEFVSSLATVNAEPTDIVITSNGGYPLDQNIYQAVKGMTAGEAACKDGGVIIIAAECADGHGGEEFYRWFKESKDPQDVMNKILSRGRNETLPDQWEAQILARILMKHEVIMVTDSKNYGYVKDMFMTPAKDLGEALKIAESIVNNSSKINVIPDGVSVIVREK
- a CDS encoding electron transfer flavoprotein subunit alpha/FixB family protein — protein: MNDYKDIWIFAEQRNGKLMNVAIEILGEARKLADKKGVNVGAVLIGHNVENLSKDLISFGADIVYVVDNPLLSNYTTEGYAKAISELAKEYKPEVILYGATFIGRDLAPRIASRLMTGLTADCTGLDIDENGLLLQTRPAFGGNLMATIKCPDKRPQMSTVRPGVMKRAIRDDTRDGKVIKFDADINESDIRTKILSIAKEAKNVVNLEEADIIVSGGRGIGGPDGFNIIKELADVLGGVVGASRATVDAGWITSDHQVGQTGKTVRPKLYIACGISGAIQHLAGMSNSGTIVAINKNPDAPIFKFADYGIVGDLFKVIPVLIEEIKKLK